Proteins encoded in a region of the Bicyclus anynana chromosome 9, ilBicAnyn1.1, whole genome shotgun sequence genome:
- the LOC128198350 gene encoding uncharacterized protein LOC128198350: MALEQLNILVEKLSEIRTYLVKIGPTRRKGEILKVKYSAAKKCYDNYTTLIGIIHTKLSEDEYNQETQKYIVDNKVRIESLFKDIYNLCKLQEPIPAMENKVNFDLKTATSLLPEMNDDETTTLKLIDATELYDSMLNDQGKSFLINFILKTRLSRHAKLRLCQTYNDVETLLRDMRLHLITKKSDSALQSQLQTAVQANNTIKDFGKEIEKLFADLTIAQAEGDSAKYEVLRPINERIAIKRFADGLNSQRLGTIITARNYGSLKDAIRAAEDEALSYTQPPLLSFRGRNNYYWNRGNYNPRNQYNSNRPQYNSHSRFSNTVPRGHSGNSRRPYRYQRQVNYFNDSSQESAVTPTEQNTSGKFFRP; the protein is encoded by the coding sequence ATGGCGTTggaacaattaaatatattagtaGAAAAATTAAGCGAAATTAGAACATATTTAGTGAAAATAGGACCTACGAGAAGAAAAGgtgaaatattaaaagtaaagtaCAGTGCTGCAAAAAAGTGTTATGACAATTATACTACCTTAATAGGGATTATTCATACTAAATTAAGTGAGGACGAATACAATCAAGAAACTCAAAAATATATAGTGGACAATAAAGTTAGGATAGAAAGTTTATTTAAGGACAtctataatttatgtaaattgcaGGAACCAATTCCAGCCATGGAGAATAAGGTCAATTTTGATTTAAAGACGGCCACTAGCCTATTACCGGAAATGAATGATGACGAGACaactacattaaaattaatagacGCTACTGAGTTGTACGATTCAATGTTAAATGACCAGGGTAAGTCGtttctaataaattttattttgaaaacgcGTTTATCTCGACATGCAAAGTTACGTCTTTGTCAGACATATAACGACGTAGAGACGCTACTTCGTGATATGCGCCTAcacttaattacaaaaaaatctgaCAGTGCTCTACAAAGCCAATTACAGACGGCTGTACAGGCGAATAatactataaaagattttggtaaagaaattgaaaaattatttgcaGATCTCACTATAGCACAAGCTGAGGGAGATTCTGCGAAATATGAAGTATTGCGTCCTATAAATGAAAGGATCGCAATAAAACGATTCGCTGACGGTTTAAATAGCCAAAGACTAGGTACTATCATAACTGCCCGTAATTATGGATCTTTAAAAGATGCTATAAGAGCAGCAGAGGACGAGGCCTTATCATATACTCAACCGCCATTATTGTCGTTCCGCggaagaaataattattattggaacaGAGGAAATTATAACCCTAGAAACCAGTATAATAGCAATAGACCCCAATATAATAGTCACTCGAGATTCTCTAACACGGTACCTCGTGGACATTCTGGTAATTCGCGAAGACCGTACAGGTATCAAAGGCAAGTAAACTATTTTAACGATTCTTCTCAAGAATCTGCAGTTACACCTACAGAACAAAACACTTCTGGAAAATTTTTTCGTccctaa